The following proteins come from a genomic window of Lycium ferocissimum isolate CSIRO_LF1 chromosome 4, AGI_CSIRO_Lferr_CH_V1, whole genome shotgun sequence:
- the LOC132052352 gene encoding dof zinc finger protein DOF5.4-like, whose translation MQDIHPIGGGGGRFFHGGDRRLRPNHHLNHQQALKCPRCDSLNTKFCYYNNYNLSQPRHFCKSCRRYWTKGGVLRNVPVGGGCRKSKRSKPKSTPTTEPADVDAQEEHKSDDHSSSESSSLTATTTAATAVNATSGGPTTEDVSATSSNSASTYLNFHESNFFLPQSTNQTFVDHQPLMENNSAEPQFQDIGNFTNMMASSNDQSMLGFNMSDIPGYRLPENQNSNEQWNQQMKIPSDDLKMEQMGTSYLNQTGRVEFPGLQQSMVNNSELASLDQGMYDLTGAVDHSYWSQTQWGENDHSLNFLP comes from the coding sequence ATGCAAGATATACATCCGATCGGAGGTGGAGGCGGACGGTTTTTCCACGGTGGAGACCGTAGACTAAGGCCAAACCATCACCTAAACCACCAACAAGCCTTAAAATGTCCACGTTGTGATTCACTCAACACAAAATTCTGTTACTACAACAACTACAATCTCTCTCAGCCACGTCACTTCTGCAAGAGTTGCCGGCGTTACTGGACTAAAGGCGGTGTCCTTCGTAACGTCCCTGTCGGTGGTGGTTGCCGGAAAAGCAAACGTTCCAAACCTAAATCCACTCCTACTACCGAACCTGCTGACGTGGACGCTCAAGAAGAACATAAGTCCGATGATCATTCTAGTAGTGAGAGTTCTAGTCTTACTGCGACAACAACAGCTGCAACCGCGGTGAATGCTACTTCTGGTGGGCCTACCACTGAAGATGTGTCGGCCACTTCATCAAACTCAGCTTCAACTTACCTCAACTTTCATGAGTCCAACTTTTTCTTACCTCAAAGTACTAACCAAACTTTCGTTGATCATCAGCCATTAATGGAAAATAACTCAGCAGAACCTCAGTTTCAGGACATTGGGAACTTTACAAACATGATGGCGTCATCGAATGATCAATCTATGTTAGGGTTTAACATGTCTGATATTCCGGGTTACCGGTTGCCGGAAAACCAGAACTCAAATGAGCAGTGGAATCAACAAATGAAGATCCCATCTGATGACTTGAAGATGGAACAGATGGGTACGAGTTACTTGAATCAAACGGGTCGGGTTGAGTTTCCTGGGTTACAGCAGAGCATGGTAAACAACAGTGAACTTGCTTCACTGGATCAGGGGATGTATGATTTAACGGGAGCCGTTGATCATTCTTACTGGAGTCAAACACAGTGGGGTGAAAATGATCACTCACTCAATTTTCTACCTTGa
- the LOC132052353 gene encoding D-aminoacyl-tRNA deacylase-like → MINIGLFRQLARTSTLLHPHRITSSFRTKHCFRTFSIKNIKDFPSCCRGMVTLIVATTIDPASIGPASALLAMPGWHPGPPIQDMPSFANQDVRLLKTDSSIVREDHLDTRWKETTGETVDEVIFLSKHTAASNRPALTVHPIGVPHLTEGEQLPVGGKPAWAAPPNPRIGPWFRLLKSIADSHNLTPEFEVTLEATHHGPVTNAPTMFVEIGSTEEYWKRQDAAQAIALLVWEGLGLGGGAAVGDWSRSCSQQKVLLGLGGGHYVPRHMDVVRKDGVWVGHLLAGYSLLMEDPGPSKAQANLEVGGTWRQAIRVAFDTTRSAFPQGEVLVHLDNKSFKGWQRNAIAGFLAEQNIKVGKPSDFC, encoded by the exons ATGATCAATATTGGGCTTTTTCGTCAACTGGCAAGAACCAGCACACTCCTTCATCCTCATAGAATAACATCAAGTTTTAGAACAAAACATTGCTTCAGGACATTTTCCATCAAGAATATAAAAGATTTCCCTAGCTGTTGCAGAGGAATGGTGACATTAATAGTGGCCACCACCATAGACCCGGCTTCCATTGGCCCTGCCTCTGCCCTTTTAGCCATGCCTGGCTGGCACCCTGGTCCTCCTATCCAG GATATGCCAAGTTTTGCGAATCAAGATGTAAGGCTATTGAAAACTGATAGCAGCATTGTGAGAGAGGACCACTTGGACACACGTTGGAAAGAGACGACAGGCGAGACGGTTGATGAGGTTATCTTTCTCAGCAAGCACACTGCTGCATCTAACCGTCCAGCACTCACAGTTCACCCCATAG GTGTGCCTCACCTAACAGAAGGGGAGCAGCTGCCGGTAGGTGGGAAGCCTGCCTGGGCTGCACCGCCTAATCCGCGTATAGGACCATGGTTTAGACTGTTGAAATCTATTGCTGACTCACATAATCTAACTCCTGAATTCGAG GTCACATTGGAAGCTACACATCATGGACCTGTAACTAATGCACCCACAATGTTTGTCGAGATCG GTAGCACAGAGGAGTACTGGAAGAGGCAGGATGCTGCACAAGCCATTGCCTTA TTAGTTTGGGAAGGACTAGGGCTCGGTGGAGGAGCTGCGGTCGGGGATTGGAGCAG AAGTTGTAGTCAGCAAAAGGTCCTCCTGGGACTTGGTGGGGGACATTATGTACCACGGCATATGGATGTAGTTCG GAAAGATGGAGTTTGGGTCGGACACCTTCTTGCTGGATATTCATTACTAATGGAGGATCCTGGTCCATCTAAAGCGCAGGCCAACTTGGAGGTGGGTGGAACCTGGAGACAAGCAATCAGAGTTGCTTTTGACACTACTAGATCAGCTTTTCCTCAAGGAGAAGTACTAGTACATCTTGATAACAA AAGTTTCAAAGGTTGGCAAAGAAATGCTATAGCGGGATTTCTAGCAGAGCAGAACATAAAAGTTGGGAAGCCGAGTGACTTCTGCTGA
- the LOC132052354 gene encoding isoaspartyl peptidase/L-asparaginase-like codes for MGWAIALHGGAGDIPRDLPLELRELRESCLHRCLDIAIDAFNACKSPLDIVELVVRELENDPHFNAGRGSVLTDNGTVEMEACIMDGTTKKCGAVSGLTTVVNAVSLARLVMEKTPHIYLAFEGAEAFAREQGVETIDSSHFITPKNIERLKQAKAANSVQVDYTQPIPIVDEPPVPNGDSQIGTVGCVAVDSSGNLAAATSTGGLVNKMVGRIGDTPLVGAGTYANKFCAVSCTGKGEEIIRSTVARDVAALMEYKGLTLKEATNYVIKECTPQGTTGLIAVSATGEVVTPFNTTGMFRACATQDGRSEIGIW; via the exons ATGGGTTGGGCAATCGCATTGCATGGTGGTGCTGGTGACATTCCCCGTGATCTTCCACTGGAGTTGCGTGAACTCAGAGAATCCTGTCTCCACCGTTGCTTAGACATCGCCATTGACGCTTTTAATGCCTGCAAATCACCTTTGGACATTGTTGAACTTGTG GTGCGAGAACTGGAAAATGACCCACACTTCAATGCTGGTAGAGGTTCGGTCTTGACCGACAATGGCACCGTAGAAATGGAAGCTTGCATCATGGATGGAACTACAAAGAAATGTGGAGCTGTTTCTGGCCTCACCACAGTTGTTAATGCTGTATCTCTGGCTAggctagtcatggagaaaactCCACATATATATCTTGCATTTGAGGGTGCAGAAGCATTTGCTAGGGAACAG GGGGTTGAAACCATAGACTCGAGCCATTTTATCACTCCGAAAAATATTGAGAGATTGAAACAAGCAAAAGCAGCTAACAGCGTTCAG GTAGATTATACACAGCCTATACCAATAGTTGATGAACCACCAGTTCCCAATGGGGATAGCCAAATTGGGACAGTAGGATGTGTAGCTGTCGACAGTTCTGGAAATTTAGCGGCTGCTACGTCTACTGGAGGACTAGTGAACAAGATGGTTGGTAGAATAGGAGATACTCCCCTTGTTGGTGCTGGGACATATGCAAATAAATTCTGTGCAGTGTCTTGTACAGGCAAAGGAGAAGAAATTATCCGCTCGACTGTAGCAAGAGATGTGGCTGCTCTAATGGAATACAAAGGGCTAACTCTGAAGGAAGCAACAAATTACGTTATAAAAGAATGTACACCACAAGGGACTACTGGCTTGATTGCTGTGTCTGCCACAGGGGAAGTTGTTACACCATTTAATACCACTGGCATGTTTAGAGCTTGTGCTACTCAAGATGGAAGATCAGAAATAGGAATTTGGTAA